Proteins encoded together in one Phalacrocorax aristotelis chromosome 7, bGulAri2.1, whole genome shotgun sequence window:
- the C7H15orf40 gene encoding UPF0235 protein C15orf40 homolog isoform X1 has translation MLALAGFRWLLAAPVRSGGWAMPRKGKGAGKGSTEPAAAAGPVVAAGDGCVRVAVRAKPGSRCSAVTDVTAEAVGVAIAAPPSEGEANAELCRYLSKVLEVKKSEVILEKGGKSREKVVKILVSMTPDDVLEKLKKEASS, from the exons ATGCTGGCCCTCGCCGGCTTCCGTTGGCTGCTGGCGGCACCGGTGCGGAGCGGCGGCTGGGCCATGCCCCGGAAG GGAAAAGGAGCCGGGAAGGGGTCCACGGAaccggccgccgccgcgggaCCGGTGGTGGCGGCGGGCGACGGCTGCGTGAGGGTGGCGGTTCGCGCCAAACCCGGCTCCCGGTGCAGCGCCGTCACAG ATGTGACAGCTGAGGCAGTAGGTGTAGCAATTGCTGCACCTCCATCAGAAGGGGAGGCAAATGCAGAGCTGTGTCGCTACCTCTCTAAGGTGCTAGAAGTGAAGAAGAGTGAAGTTATTTTAGAGAAg GGCGGTAAATCACGTGAAAAAGTGGTGAAGATTTTGGTATCAATGACACCAGATGACGttttagaaaaactgaaaaaagaagctTCCAGCTGA
- the C7H15orf40 gene encoding UPF0235 protein C15orf40 homolog isoform X2: protein MLALAGFRWLLAAPGKGAGKGSTEPAAAAGPVVAAGDGCVRVAVRAKPGSRCSAVTDVTAEAVGVAIAAPPSEGEANAELCRYLSKVLEVKKSEVILEKGGKSREKVVKILVSMTPDDVLEKLKKEASS from the exons ATGCTGGCCCTCGCCGGCTTCCGTTGGCTGCTGGCGGCACCG GGAAAAGGAGCCGGGAAGGGGTCCACGGAaccggccgccgccgcgggaCCGGTGGTGGCGGCGGGCGACGGCTGCGTGAGGGTGGCGGTTCGCGCCAAACCCGGCTCCCGGTGCAGCGCCGTCACAG ATGTGACAGCTGAGGCAGTAGGTGTAGCAATTGCTGCACCTCCATCAGAAGGGGAGGCAAATGCAGAGCTGTGTCGCTACCTCTCTAAGGTGCTAGAAGTGAAGAAGAGTGAAGTTATTTTAGAGAAg GGCGGTAAATCACGTGAAAAAGTGGTGAAGATTTTGGTATCAATGACACCAGATGACGttttagaaaaactgaaaaaagaagctTCCAGCTGA
- the C7H15orf40 gene encoding UPF0235 protein C15orf40 homolog isoform X3, with protein sequence MLALAGFRWLLAAPVRSGGWAMPRKGKGAGKGSTEPAAAAGPVVAAGDGCVRVAVRAKPGSRCSAVTDVTAEAVGVAIAAPPSEGEANAELCRYLSKVLEVKKSEVILEKPIKRASIQGIL encoded by the exons ATGCTGGCCCTCGCCGGCTTCCGTTGGCTGCTGGCGGCACCGGTGCGGAGCGGCGGCTGGGCCATGCCCCGGAAG GGAAAAGGAGCCGGGAAGGGGTCCACGGAaccggccgccgccgcgggaCCGGTGGTGGCGGCGGGCGACGGCTGCGTGAGGGTGGCGGTTCGCGCCAAACCCGGCTCCCGGTGCAGCGCCGTCACAG ATGTGACAGCTGAGGCAGTAGGTGTAGCAATTGCTGCACCTCCATCAGAAGGGGAGGCAAATGCAGAGCTGTGTCGCTACCTCTCTAAGGTGCTAGAAGTGAAGAAGAGTGAAGTTATTTTAGAGAAg CCTATAAAAAGAGCATCAATTCAGGGCATACTCTAG